The region CctcaatatattttttaattaagtGACAAAGCATCTCCAATGTATTATATGTCGTTGTTGACTTGTGTTTTTCAAAAACTATTTTTGCAGCTTCTGGGTGTACATGAACACAGTCCAATGTTGTACACTGATGTCAATCGAGGTGGTTTATTTGGAACACGCGGCCTTTCTGGTATATTTTGTACATTTATGTGTAGAAACGTTATCCGCTATCATATATTTCTGTTTCGACTTGCTTACCGATGTACTTGTAATTTCTTGATAATTGAAGGAAAGTCTGGAAAGTTTGATTTCAGCACAGTTTGATAAAGATCCTCAAAACTATGATGCCCCCCTAGTAGAAATGACTGTTATATTAGTCacagaagagtgtgtgtgtgactgactatGTCAGTGGTTGATGAATGTCAGAGAATAATGGGAATTGATTGGATCCTTTTTCTGTCAGTCAGTGTCTGTTACAAAAGGGAATCTTGCCtaaacaatgtctctctctctcacacacacacttcctgtcgGTGTGGAATCTTGCCTAGTCCTCATGACATGGCTGTTGTTGGTCTCGTTGAAGCCTGGAGGACTGGTTTGGTCATGATGGACACTTAAGGGGAGAGGGGGTTGGGCATCACAGTTCCCTATTCAAATCAACAGTGTAGAGTTCTGGCTCCACTGCAACTCCCAGCAAGGTGtcatcttacacacacacacaccataggcCTTTATAGGTTGAAAATACTCAGGCAAGTTACGATTCCATGCGGAAGCTTTTGAAAATTAACAGATTCATCGAACCAGCGCTGTTGCTAAATAGCATATCAGGTGCCTTAGTTTAGAATTTGTCCTTATTTATGCAAAGAGTTCTGGGATATTAGAACCCTCATGACTTAACCAAGGTTATCTTCAACCTAGCATAGGAACAGGAAGTTATTTTtaataatgttttattttattgcaACAGTAACAatattacacatcaatacaaatcaaatggtattagtcacatgcgccaaatacaacaggtgtcaaCCTTAGAGGGAAATGCtaacttacgagcccctaaccaacaatgcagtttaaaaaaaatacggataagaaaaAAAAGTAATTAAAAACAGGGACATTACTCTGAATACAATGAAATAACTGAAATAATAGAACAACAGGCAAATTCAACAATAAGTGGATACGACTGGCAGTTAATGAAGCCATTTTTGGTGATTCTAATTCAATATATTGCTATGGAAGTGACCAACCCATGCTATGGTCAAAAGCGACAACCTTTTATCCAGTTATCCCAAAAGTTAAAGAAACTAATTTTAAAATATTTCCTTCCATCTAACCTGTTAATGATTTCTTGCACAAAAGATTCCATTTTGACAAAATGCCTGTTTTTTTGTTCCAGAATCTGTAGAGCATTTTTTACCCCCATGTCGCCATTCTAGTAAACTATGGATTGAAATCCATAAATGCTTGTGTATATTACCTATGTTAACCTTTGATGATGTTAAATGGCATGATGCTTATCCTTGTAATTCCGATCTATCATAACTATTTTATTAACATTATTATTCTCTTGGACAAATATTATATTCGCAAATGTAAATGGGGTGGAAAAAAATCCTTATTTCgttattttttaaaaattgaaCTGTTACAATTGTATAAATCCCTCAAACTTGTGAAACTTAAAAAGTTGGGAAGATTATTCGAAGTCATGTCTCAGAATGTCTGTTAATGTTGCCTTGTCACATATTAAAGACCAGGAAGTTAACAGATGTCAAGGAAACATAGTCTATCTACTTCTGTATCACATACTCTGTCAGCGAACATTCTGACCCAACGTTTCAATATTATCTGGATCCCGTTTTATCAATTATTGATTAATAAACACATGGGTGACAAACAACAATGATTTTGTGTGTCCAAATGTACCTAAACTCTCCCACCGTCAATATGTTCTTGATCTACTACATGTTTTTGTGTATTCGATGTTGGTGACAATTAGGCCAAAAAGGAAAACTGGTCTATAAGGAATGTCATACATTTCAAACAAAGATTGGAGGCACAGACAGGTTAGTTTTCCTTCACAATAGTAACCTGTTCTGTATAGGGGAGTGACAAGGAGGAGACAGACGACTGTCATATCCAAGAGAGAGAGCGACCTGCACGCAGTTTTGATCGGTGACGTGCATAGGCGTGTTGGACAACAGCATACGAGTTTCAGCATTATCAAAAGAAACGCAGATTCTCCTCGGAACAGGTGAGTTTGCCGTAAATGTTTTTTGAAACTTTTGGTGCTATATTCATCTGTAATTTACCATGTAGGTCAACCAAATTAAATGTTTCTTGAATTTTCAATCATGTGGTGTATTTTTGCTGGTCTGTGAATTGTAgagaaaatgtttattttatcgCAAAGCTGGAGAGTAGGCTACCATTGCGGGCATGATTGAAGTTGAACTGGATCATGTACATATTTTATTCTGTAGAATTACATTTAATAACGTCCCTCGACTGTGTTGATATTTGGGTCGTTTGCTAAACACACAGATAATTCTTTCCTACGATATACAAACTGAGGtgtaaaaaaacacacaaaaaaatgtaatttccCCCTCATTCATCAGGTTATTTTATTGCAATCTAATTCAATTCAAATAATGACATTGTTTTATGACCCCCCCCTCAGGGAAATTCATTCTAAGTATAGCCTATAATACACAACTATTGTATAACGGCACCCAACTCCAGCCTGTTATAATACCAAGCAATTCTGTAGGTCAGGATTATCCCTTGATCATGAGTCTGTTATTACATTACACACAAAATCATTGGACAATTGCATTTTCTGTAAGAGAGTTTTTTTAAGAGCTCGGACGCTCAATCTAAACATTAACACGCGTCACGTGCAGTAAGGTTTTGGAACCATAAGAACCTTATATTTCGTAGCAGCAATACATTATTTTCGAAAGACAAAAGGTTAAATTGATACACATCTTGCTAGGGTTCGCGTTTCTGTTTCCACACCGCCACATTTCCATGTTACAGCGCTTGTTTACGGAAAACAGATGGAAGACAGAGTGGACTACCTGTGCTAACTAGCTATCTGCGTCTCTGAACACCTGTGTGGAAACGGATGCCACAAACGCGTTGTCCCTGAAAAACACTGTCGGTTGCAGCTGCGTTACAACCAATTAGAACAATGTACATTAAGTGTCTATTTCGCATTTATTTTGATTTGCTGTGAAAGTATAGGAATTTATGTTTATAGAACTGTACcgcaattgagaatcgattcacGTTTAGAACGAGTATTTGGCTCCGAACAGAACATGGACTATAAGGAGTAACGTTAGGCTCCTTTAGTCTCTCGGGCTAGTTTCTGGAAAGAAAGACAACATGTGGAGAACATGTTATTGCTGCTGTGCTCTTCACCTCTATTAGGTTGCAGAAGGGCCTAATTACTATGCGGTAGATGTTTGCGTAGTCAGTGTttttatcccaaatggcaccctgttgcctacatagtgcgctacttttggcCAGATTCCTTTAACCGGGATCTATAGTGGTGCACTATagagaatagagtgccatttgggagatGTCCTTTgtgtagtcagtagtagtagcagcaggacACATTTGGAAAGGTCGCCTCTCTTCAAGTCATTGTTCAAGTGTTTGTACTACATTCCAGGGTTTAGACGATTCTTCTTTAGGAAAAGGTTAAAGATAATATTTGGGGTGTCCTGATCTCgatataaacatttaaaaaacttttttaaaaaatgtaatgtacTGTTAAACCACATTTTCTTTGGAAATtaacagtaacatactgtaactAATTTGCAGGTAACTGGCTTCCAATAACCGGAAAAACAACCTGATTATTTTTACAGTGTACTGTTTTTGTTGTATTTGCTAaagtgatttatattttattttttaaatagtgCAGCAGTGACTGGATAAAGTGAAGAGTTGAGACCTAGGTGGACCAGAGGATCCCAGTATGCCCTCTCACAACAAACGCACCTCTCCTTCCTACCATCCCGGCAGCAGACGGTAagtcctccttctctctcatcctaTGTCCTCATCCCACACAACTCTTCACCCATCTATCTACACTCATCCTATGTCCTCATCCCATCTCACTCTTCTCCCACCTCACTTACCCCCAGCATCCCTCTACATTTAATATACACAACCCACCTGTCGTTCTCCTCCATCAGATCATTCATACCACCCTACTCTTCCACCCCACCCTATCATCCCCTACAACCCACCTAAAAACCTACCCATCTTTGCAAGTTAATAGGAGTAATACATTTTATATGTCCACCCCTCTaacatctcctcccctcatcgctctcctcctcttcttctctgtcctctcctcctcttcttctctgtcctctcctcctcttcttctctgtcctctcctcctcttcttctctgtcctctcctcctcctctgtcctctcctcctctcctcctcttcttctctgtcctctcctcctcttcttctctgtcctctcctcctcttcttctgtcctcctcctctgtcctctcctcctcttcttctctgtcctctcctcctcttcttctctgtcctctcctcctctccttctctgtcctctccttcccctccttttCCCCCCAGCCATGAACACAGGCACAAGCATAGCGAGCATGTCTCCAACCCAGCCTACTCTTTCTACCCAGAGGAGGAGCTCCTCCACTTCTACCGCTGGACCTCTCCTCCGGGGGTGATGAAGatcatctccatcatcatcatcatcatgtgcGTAGCGATCTTCGCCTGCGTGGCGTCTACGCTCGCCTGGGACTACGACATGAGCATGATGGGAATGAGCGGCGGCATCGGCGCCGGCATGGGCATCGGAGGCGGAGGATACGGTGGGAGCTACGGCAGTAGTTACGGCGGAGGCTCGTCCTACGGCGGAGGTATCGGCGGAGGCTCGTCCTACGGCGGAGGTATCGGCGGAGGTAGCTACGGAAGCGGGACCCAGACTGACCCCCTGGCGGGGAAGGGCTTCATCATTGCCATAGCAGCCATCACCTTCATCGCCGTGCTCATCATCTTCATCCTAGTGGTGTCGCGGCAGAACGCGTCCCGCTCGCCAAAGTTCTACCTGGGGGCCATCATCGTGTCGGCCATCTTGGCGATACTAATGATCATCGCTACTATAGTCTATCTGGTGGCAGTGAACCCCACAGCCCAGTCCTCAGGGTCCGTCTACTACAACCAGATCATACAGCTGTGTTCCCAGTACCAGAATCAGAACCAAGCCCAGGGCATCTTCATCAACCAGTACCTCTACCATTACTGCGTGGTGGAACCTCAGGAGGTAGGTACTAT is a window of Oncorhynchus keta strain PuntledgeMale-10-30-2019 chromosome 25, Oket_V2, whole genome shotgun sequence DNA encoding:
- the oclnb gene encoding occludin b — encoded protein: MPSHNKRTSPSYHPGSRRHEHRHKHSEHVSNPAYSFYPEEELLHFYRWTSPPGVMKIISIIIIIMCVAIFACVASTLAWDYDMSMMGMSGGIGAGMGIGGGGYGGSYGSSYGGGSSYGGGIGGGSSYGGGIGGGSYGSGTQTDPLAGKGFIIAIAAITFIAVLIIFILVVSRQNASRSPKFYLGAIIVSAILAILMIIATIVYLVAVNPTAQSSGSVYYNQIIQLCSQYQNQNQAQGIFINQYLYHYCVVEPQEVIAIILGILVFVGLIILLVFAVKTRQKIRRWGPDRILWEETKVISNSLRTHTIGEWVNNVSGQPDTLVNEYNDKVGGSRNFLDQLPDHRPLYLPGSSDITSSLGGLKSKLRDYDTGAESGGEDLDEIDFNSEFSAIMNEQERLDYKREFDRDHLEYKELQAELDDLNMGLADLDRELDRQPEGSPQFLVRTLEILYKCYI